Genomic segment of bacterium:
TCTGCTGCAGAATGTGCACGTGTTCAACTGCCGATCCGAATCGAAATCTGCCTTCCGGGTCCCCCTGCGCCGTAATGTCATCCTGATATTCGGGGTGCTGGCAGCCCAGGGAATCCACATATTGAGCATGTACGTCCCATTCATGCAGACCATTCTGCGGACGGAGGCGATCGGGTTCACGGAGTGGCTCTCGACCCTGGGCCTGGCATCGACGGTTCTGCTCGCAATGGAAGTGTACAAATGGGCCGCGCAGCGGAGAAGCAAGATCCCGGCCTAGCGACAGCGGTGCGCCTTCAGGTGTGGCAGGGAGCGGTATCGCCCCAGCTCTCACAACCCCCCGTACAGCGGGATCCGCGCTCCGTTGATGCAGACCGCCTCGTCCGAGCAGAGGTAGGCGATCATGGCCGCGATCTCCTCGGGAGTGGTCCATGAGGCGTTCTTCGAGGTGGGGGAGCGGTCGCGTAGGGAGAGACCCCCTTGCCCGGGCTCGTGGCGTGAGGCGAGGTCACGGCCACGATCCTACCCCAGCCGGCTGCTGTTAGGTGCGGGACGAAGGCCTTCGCCAGATGGAAGGTGGTCCACAGGTGCTGCCCGAGCATCTCCAGGACATCCTCTGGGGAGACCTGCTCGACGGACCTTGCCCCGATCCAGCCGCCCACCAGGTTGAGCAGTATCTCGGCGCGGCCGAACCTGCCAAGCACCGCCTCGGCCGCGGTCGCCGCCTCCTGGCGGCCGCGCAGGTCGGCTACGCATGTCACGGCGCGTTCAGAGGGCAGTCCCATCTCTTTCACGAGGGCGTCCAGCCGCTCCCGATCAGTGCCGATCAGCGCGAGGCGCGCGCCGCCCTCGCCGAGCATTCGCGCAACGACACGGCCCAGGCCGCCCGTCGCGCCGGCTATGATTGCGACCCGCCCTGGAGTCATCACCGACAACGTTTCTGGCTTGAGGCCGGAATTCCCCTGCTCCGGAAGCATCTTGACATGGGCTCGACTCCGGCATAGGATTCTAAATAAGAGTGATTCCTATTTTGCCCGGCCCGGTGCTGAATGGACCTAGACCCAGCAGATCTCCGACAGAGGTTGGATCACTTCAGGGGTACGCTCCGGGGCGCCGGTGTGAAGATAACCCGCCAGCGCGTTGAGGTGTTCCGCGAGGTGGTCGGAGCAGGCGATCATCCCGATGCCGAGACGGTCTATAAGGGTGTCCGAAGGAGAGTCCCAGCGGTCTCCCTGGACACCGTCTACCGGACCCTGTGGCTGCTCCTCGATCTG
This window contains:
- a CDS encoding SDR family oxidoreductase — encoded protein: MTPGRVAIIAGATGGLGRVVARMLGEGGARLALIGTDRERLDALVKEMGLPSERAVTCVADLRGRQEAATAAEAVLGRFGRAEILLNLVGGWIGARSVEQVSPEDVLEMLGQHLWTTFHLAKAFVPHLTAAGWGRIVAVTSPHATSPGKGVSPYATAPPPRRTPHGPLPRRSRP